Proteins encoded in a region of the Benincasa hispida cultivar B227 chromosome 2, ASM972705v1, whole genome shotgun sequence genome:
- the LOC120070748 gene encoding phospholipase A1-Igamma3, chloroplastic, whose protein sequence is MSMATTSCLLHFSTIPISTKLTTYHLLHNNIINNNNNSLFPTNPISIQHLSFIVPTSKCSSSSPSLTTMEDEEDEEDEALTMEANNVAPPLSEIWRDIQGFNNWEGLLDPLNLHLRKEIIRYGEFSQACYDSFDFDPHSKYCGTCKYQASQFFHKLLMPDAGYNITRYLYATSNINLPNFFKKSNFTHGESRNFSNRVWSQHANWMGYVAVATDANEIKRLGRRDIVIAWRGTVTYLEWIHDLKDILRPAGFILDDTLVKIESGFYDLYTMKEENCDYCGFSAREQILAEVKRLVEQYCKLGGEEISITVTGHSLGAALALITAYDIAEMKLNVVARGNGSRPVAVPITVYSFAGPRVGNLKFKARCEELGVKVLRVINIHDKVPMVPGIIANEKLQFQKYLEEAMAFPWSYAHVGTELALDHTHSPFLMPTNDLGCAHNLEAHLHLIDGYHGKGRKFRLVTKRDIALVNKSCDFLRKEYGVPPCWRQDENKGMVRNSEGRWVVPDRPRLEDHPSNTAYHLQQALKVFGS, encoded by the exons ATGTCTATGGCTACAACTTCTtgtcttcttcatttttctacCATTCCCATCTCCACAAAACTCACCACATATCACCTCCTTCACAACAACATAATCAACAATAACAACAATTCCCTTTTCCCCACAAACCCTATTTCAATACAACACTTAAGTTTCATTGTTCCAACCTCAAAATGCTCATCCTCATCACCTTCTTTAACAACAatggaagatgaagaagatgaagaagatgaagcattAACAATGGAAGCAAATAATGTTGCTCCACCACTTAGTGAAATTTGGAGAGACATTCAAGGGTTCAACAATTGGGAAGGCCTTCTTGACCCTTTGAATCTTCACCTTCGTAAAGAAATCATTCGTTATGGTGAATTCTCTCAAGCTTGCTATGACTCTTTCGACTTTGATCCTCATTCCAAGTATTGTGGCACTTGCAAGTACCAAGCTTCCCAATTCTTTCACAAGCTTCTCATGCCTGATGCTGGCTATAATATCACAAGATATCTCTATGCAACTTCCAACATCAATCTCCCCAACTTCTTTAAAAAATCCAACTTTACACATGGTGAATCCAGAAATTTTTCTAACAG AGTTTGGAGTCAACATGCTAATTGGATGGGTTACGTCGCGGTTGCCACCGATGCCAATGAGATCAAACGACTCGGCCGCCGTGACATTGTTATAGCTTGGAGAGGAACTGTAACATACCTTGAATGGATCCATGACCTCAAGGACATTCTCCGACCGGCCGGTTTTATCCTGGACGACACGTTGGTTAAGATCGAATCTGGATTCTATGATTTGTACACCATGAAAGAGGAAAATTGCGACTACTGTGGATTTTCAGCTCGTGAGCAGATTTTAGCTGAAGTTAAAAGACTTGTTGAACAGTATTGCAAATTGGGAGGAGAAGAAATCAGCATTACTGTCACTGGCCATAGTCTTGGAGCTGCTTTGGCTTTGATTACAGCCTATGATATAGCTGAGATGAAGCTGAACGTTGTCGCTCGAGGCAACGGTAGCCGCCCCGTGGCAGTTCCGATCACTGTCTATTCATTTGCTGGTCCTCGAGTCGGGAATCTCAAGTTTAAGGCCCGGTGTGAGGAGCTCGGAGTTAAAGTGTTGCGAGTGATCAATATTCATGACAAG GTTCCAATGGTACCAGGCATTATAGCCAATGAAAAGTTACAGTTCCAAAAATATTTGGAAGAAGCCATGGCTTTTCCGTGGAGCTATGCTCATGTTGGCACAGAACTTGCACTAGATCACACACACAGTCCGTTTCTAATGCCAACAAACGATCTTGGGTGTGCTCACAATCTCGAAGCTCACCTACACCTAATCGACGGATACCATGGTAAGGGGCGGAAGTTTCGACTAGTGACAAAGAGAGACATAGCCTTGGTGAATAAGAGTTGTGACTTTTTGAGAAAGGAGTACGGTGTGCCACCGTGTTGGCGACAGGACGAAAATAAAGGGATGGTTAGAAATAGTGAGGGGCGATGGGTGGTGCCCGACCGGCCAAGACTAGAGGATCATCCATCGAATACCGCCTACCACCTTCAACAAGCTCTCAAAGTTTTTGGTTCTTAG